Proteins encoded within one genomic window of Formosa agariphila KMM 3901:
- a CDS encoding GNAT family N-acetyltransferase, with product MRVILETNRLLLREFNLHDAENFYNLNRNPNVIKYTGNSAFKSIEEAKIFLENYQDYKLNGYGRWAVINKENNNFIGWCGLKLGEIENETDIGFRFFEKVWNKGYATESAKACLHYGFEKLNLTRIIGRAMNENIGSIKVLEKIGLEFEQNTNFQGQDAVIYKIEKKPTHNNV from the coding sequence ATGAGAGTAATCTTAGAAACAAATCGACTTTTATTAAGAGAATTTAATCTTCATGATGCTGAAAACTTTTATAACCTAAACCGAAATCCAAACGTCATAAAATATACTGGAAATTCTGCCTTCAAAAGTATTGAAGAAGCAAAAATATTTCTAGAAAATTACCAAGACTACAAATTAAATGGATATGGAAGATGGGCTGTAATAAATAAAGAAAATAATAATTTTATCGGTTGGTGCGGACTGAAATTAGGAGAAATAGAAAATGAAACTGATATCGGATTTCGATTTTTTGAAAAAGTTTGGAATAAAGGCTATGCGACAGAAAGTGCTAAAGCTTGCTTACATTATGGATTTGAAAAACTAAATCTGACACGAATTATTGGAAGAGCAATGAATGAAAATATTGGTTCAATTAAAGTTTTGGAAAAAATTGGACTTGAATTTGAGCAAAACACAAACTTTCAAGGACAAGATGCCGTAATATATAAAATCGAAAAAAAGCCTACACACAACAATGTATAA
- a CDS encoding SDR family oxidoreductase, with protein sequence MNTNQFGNKGWTPDRIGNLKGKIYVLTGTTSGTGFEAAKILLSKGAKVVMLNRNPKKAEDTIKTLKQELGNHINVVAIKMDLAVQDSVKKAAEEVIKTVPQIDALICNAAIAQVPKQTLTTDGWESQMGTNYYGNFTLQALLFPLIEKSKGRIVTVGSLGYDMGIKTIKFDDLNWDKDYTPNNAYSQSKLAQILSMYELQDRLKEAGKTDVKAYACHPGSSRTNLINSSGSFMMKFIFNLMKLSPLTQSAEKGAYPQLMCATEPNLDQSSFYGPTGRNNWTGPVGAHKLESHAKDKVVSNKLWELSEKETGIKWNI encoded by the coding sequence ATGAATACAAACCAATTTGGGAATAAAGGTTGGACACCTGATAGAATCGGAAACTTAAAAGGCAAAATATATGTCCTAACAGGAACTACAAGCGGAACAGGATTTGAAGCAGCGAAAATATTGCTATCAAAAGGAGCAAAAGTTGTAATGCTTAATAGAAACCCAAAGAAAGCAGAAGACACCATTAAAACTTTAAAGCAAGAACTTGGAAATCATATAAACGTTGTAGCTATAAAAATGGATTTGGCTGTACAAGATTCAGTAAAAAAAGCAGCAGAAGAAGTTATAAAAACAGTACCACAAATTGATGCACTTATCTGTAATGCAGCAATTGCCCAAGTACCTAAACAGACGCTAACTACAGATGGTTGGGAAAGTCAAATGGGAACGAATTATTATGGAAATTTTACGCTTCAAGCATTATTGTTCCCACTTATTGAAAAATCCAAAGGTCGAATTGTAACAGTAGGAAGTTTGGGATATGATATGGGAATTAAAACCATCAAATTTGATGATTTGAATTGGGATAAAGATTACACGCCTAATAATGCATATAGTCAAAGTAAACTGGCGCAGATACTGTCTATGTACGAATTACAAGATAGATTAAAAGAAGCTGGGAAAACAGATGTTAAAGCTTACGCTTGTCATCCTGGTTCTTCAAGAACCAACTTAATAAATTCAAGTGGTAGTTTTATGATGAAATTCATCTTTAATCTAATGAAATTATCACCATTAACACAATCAGCTGAAAAAGGTGCTTACCCACAATTGATGTGTGCTACAGAACCTAATTTAGACCAAAGTAGTTTTTATGGTCCAACGGGAAGAAATAATTGGACTGGTCCTGTTGGAGCACATAAATTAGAATCACACGCAAAAGATAAGGTCGTATCAAATAAATTATGGGAACTTTCGGAGAAAGAAACAGGTATAAAATGGAATATATAA